The window ATGGAGAACCCCGCAAGCTGGGTAGCCGCATTGAAGCCAGTTACGCCAAGCAGGGTGCCAACTTCCTCTCTCCTGCCATTGCCAAGCTGGCTTTCCGCGAGTCCGTTTATCGGGAGATTGGCGCAGTCATCGAGCAGGAGCGCCTATGGACCAACATGCTGTCCAGCCAGCCCCTCTGCTTCAACTTGTTCGGTGACCTGAAGCTCAATCCTGACAAGGGCAACAAGTTCTTTCAGCGGCTTTTCCCCGAATACGTTGCAGAGGTGGAAGGCATCTACTTCGAGCATTCACCAGGGCGTGGGGATGCCTCCTTCACTGCGGACAACACGGCCTTCGACGTGTTCGTGACCTGCCGTACCCCCGAGGGCAAACAAGGCTTTGTCGCTATCGAAGTGAAGTATTCCGAAGCCATGGCCGAGCCCTTGGCAACACTGCGCCCAAGGTATGACGAACTGTCCCGAGCCTTAGGCATTTACCGTGAGCCTGAGTCCCAGTCACTCAGGGGGAATCCGCTTCAGCAGCTATGGCGGGAGCACATGCTCAGCCGTGCAATGGTTGGCAACGGGCTTTATGAGTCGGGCCGATTCGTCTTGCTCTACCCCAAGCAGAACCACCACTGCGATAGTGCCGCCAAGCTCTATCAACGAGAGTGCATCAGTCCTGACCCTGCTGCATCAGGTTTCCAGGCGGTGACCTTGGAGGCTTGTCTGGCCGCATTCAAGGCCATCGGAGATGAAGAGGCAGCCCAAGCCCTGCATGAACGATACCTTGATTTCAGCAAGATCGAAGCAGTCATTTTCGGATAGTAGAGTTGCCGCTGACGCTGCCAAGCCTGATTTGGGATAACCCGAATCGGGTTACAGAATGGACACGGTTTCAACACCCAGCATGCGTCATTTCTGGCGCACGTCTCACACCAACATTTGTAGAACCTCAGCATGACCCCTGAAGAAAAAGCCAAAGTCAAGAAAATAGGAAACTGGATCGCTGGAATCTTCCTGGCGGGTTTCATCATCTCCAACGTGGGCGTGCTCGTTTATCACAAGCTGACAGACGCGCCAGAACCCCCCAAGGCTGAAATACAAGCGGTTCCCGTTCAGACCACGGCCAGCCCGCAAGGGCCGAAGGCCCTTTATCAGTATGCGGATGCAGGCAACGTCATGACCCTGCTGGATGGGCCTTGCGAACGTGCCGCGATTAAGAAAGACATCGCAGACGAGTCGGCACTCAATCCGGACATCATCAAGGCATTGGCTTTCAAAGACGATGCAGGGAAGACGCACTCAGGCTGCTATGCCATCTTGACCTCATCTGAAGAAGTGGTGTTCACCATCGAAGGGGACAATGCGCAGCGAACCCGCCTAGACCTCTCCTACTTCACCAGAATCAGCATTGCGGACAGGCTGGAGCGAAGCATCCTTGAGAAGGAGCCGAAGGGTGCGCCTGCTGAGCAAGTATCCGTTGGGGAGGCCAATCGCCAGAAGGTGCTCAACATGTTCAAGCCGCCTGAAGACGGCAAAGTTCACACGCCCCAAATTGCCTACTCCGGAAGTCAGATCGACCCCTTCAAGGAGAAGGGCCACAGCCTGGAGCCCGTCACTAACAAAGATCAAACCGCGCAGCTTCGCACTGAAGACGGCAAGAGGATTTGGACTCTGTTGACAGTGGCTCCTGATGTTGCTTGCACCAGCCAAAACCGCCAATTGGCTGTTGAACTTGGTCGTAAGCATGGCATTGATTTCGGAGCTGCGAAGTACGCAGAATCGGAGGTCTTTGCGATGGACAAGGGCAACGTTCGCCAACTCAAGACGATGCCTGCTTGCTATATCCGTAGCCCCGAGGGCGCTGTACAGGTCTTCTGGCTGGAAGGTGCTGCAACGGTAGCGGTAGACCAGTTCCGATCCAAGTGGAATGTGGCCCTGCTAAACAACTGACCGCCAAGATCGAATAGAGATCAAGGAGGTCAATTTCAGCTAGACTGAACTGAAGCAGGGAGCCCCCGTGTTCGCCACTGTTCATCCGTATCCGATGGATTTGGGGGCATGGCAGGGGGCACCAAGCGAGTAGAGCAGAGACGTTTATCAATCAAATCATGCCCTTACAGCGTCAATTCCTGTTCAACGTGTGACCCCCCCGCAGACCCGTGCGGGTCTGCGTGCGCGCTGCTCCCCGCCGTCCCTGTCTGCCCTTGGGCTGGCAGGGATTTTTTCTGGCGATGCCGCCGTTCGATCCCGCGGCCGTCCACCCATTCACCCGTTGTGGGTTTTTTGCGCATGAATACCGGAATCCTCTACGCCGCCCTCGCCTATGTCGCATGGGGCTTGTTCCCCCTGTACTTCAAGCAGGTGGCCGATGTGCCATCGCTGGAGGTGGTGATGCACCGCACGCTGTGGTCGCTGGTGGTGGTGCTGGGGTTGCTGGCCGTCCGCAGGCAATGGGCGTGGCTGGCGTCTGTGCTACGCCAGCCCAGGGTGCTGGGCGCCTTTGCGCTGTCGGCGGTGCTGTTGTCGGGCAACTGGCTGACCTACGTGTGGGCGGTGCAGAACCACCACGTGGTCGATGCCAGCCTGGGGTATTTCATCTTGCCGCTGGTGAATGTGGCGCTGGGCTTCGTGTTTTTGCGCGAGCGCCCCCGGCCGGGGCAGTGGCTCGCCGTGGCGGTGGCTGCGGCCGGTGTGCTGTGGCTGGCAGTGCAGGCAGGGCGCCTGCCCTGGATCGCGCTGGTGCTGGCGCTGACCTTTGGCTTTTATGGCCTGCTGCGCAAGGTGGCAGTGCTGGGCGCGCTGGAGGGGCTCACTCTGGAGACTCTGATGCTGGCGCCGGTGGCTGCTGTGGTGCTGGCGTGGTGGAGCTGGCAAGGGCAGGGCGCGCTGGTGCACGGGGACCTGTCCACCGTGGGGTGGCTGCTGTTGGCCGGGCCCATGACCGCCATCCCCTTGCTGCTGTTTGCCGCTGGCGCGCGACGCATCCCCATGTCCACACTCGGCATCCTGCAGTACATCTCTCCCAGCCTGCAGTTCGGGCTGGGGGTGTGGGTGTACCACGAGACCTTTCAGCCCGCGCGTCTGGTCGGTTTCGTGTTGATCTGGGCCGCGCTGGTGGTGTACAGCGTGGAGGGCTGGTGGACGCGTCAGCGCGTGGCGGTTGCCTGATCCGGCAGAGACGGATCGCTGCTGCCGCTGGGATGCGGGGGAAACGCGCTGTTCGTTCTTTGCCACCGCACGCCACAGTCCGCGAACTGTTTGAAAAAAGCCTGTTGCCGCCGTCGGATACCTTGTTTGTACGCGCCGGGTTGACATGCGGACTGCAATGCCCACACTGGGTGCCTGGTTCCATTTCCCATCCCTTTGCACCGGGTGCTTGGCGCCTTCCTCGCGGTTGCGTGTTGTTGCTGGTGCCACGATGTCCAGCCCATGCCCTCATCCACCGACCTGACGGCTGCATTCGCTACTGCCCGGTGGCACGTACACCTATTGCAGCACCAGCCACAGGCTTTTCCCCCTCCGGCTGATTCGCAGGGACCGGTGGAGTGCATAGAGACCCATATCTCCTGGGTGCTGTTGGCTGGCGACTTTGCCTACAAGTTCAAGAAGCCATTGCAGCTGGATTTTCTGGACTTCAGCACCCAGGCGCTGCGGTACGCGGCCTGCGAGGAAGAACTGCGCATCAACCGCCGCACGGCACCAGGCCTGTACCTGGGCCTGGTGGGCTTGGTCGTCGTTGCGGCAGAGTACGCGCCCGCCACGCTCCGGCTGGTGCCCTGGCAAGACGCTCCGCCTGGCGCCGAACCCGCTGTGTGGATGCGGCGGTTTTCCCAGGATGCACTGCTTGCTACCGCTGTGGACGAGCATCGCGTGGCGCCCGCGCAGATCGATCAGCTGGCACGTCATGTGGCGCAGTTCCATGCCGCTGCTGCGGTCGCTACAGGCGCTGAGGTTTGGGGCTCGGCGGCGGCTGCGCGTGCGCCGGTGGACGACTGCCTGGCCGCCCTGCGCGCCCCGGTGGCAGCCACACTGCCCGGTCTGGGCCCGTTGCTGGAGCAGGTGGCTGACTGGTGCCAGCAGCAAGCGCAGGCGCTGGCCCCCGTGTTCGAGGTACGGCGGGCGGGCGGCCGGGTGCGCGAATGCCATGGCGATTTGCATCTGGCCAACATTGCGCTCATCGACGGCCAGGCGCAGCTGTTCGACGCCCTCGAGTTCAACGCTGCCTTGCGCTGGATCGACTGCGTGGCTGACATTGCCTTTGTGGTGATGGATCTCGCGGCCCATGGCCGGACGGATCTCGCCTGGCGCTTTGTGAACCGGTGGCTGGAGCACACGGGCGACTATTCAGGCCTCTTGGTGTTGCGTTACTACGGTTGCTACCGTGCCCTGGTGCGGGCGCGGGTTGCCGCCTTGAGGCGCGATCCACCGGGGGGTGCCAGCGGCGCGCAGGCTGTGCCAGCCGTGGAGAGGTATCTGGAACTGGCGGCGGGGTGGACGGGGCAACCGGTTGCGCGCTGGCCGGTAGCACGTCCTGCCGCGTTGTGGCTGGC of the Acidovorax sp. 107 genome contains:
- the rarD gene encoding EamA family transporter RarD, giving the protein MNTGILYAALAYVAWGLFPLYFKQVADVPSLEVVMHRTLWSLVVVLGLLAVRRQWAWLASVLRQPRVLGAFALSAVLLSGNWLTYVWAVQNHHVVDASLGYFILPLVNVALGFVFLRERPRPGQWLAVAVAAAGVLWLAVQAGRLPWIALVLALTFGFYGLLRKVAVLGALEGLTLETLMLAPVAAVVLAWWSWQGQGALVHGDLSTVGWLLLAGPMTAIPLLLFAAGARRIPMSTLGILQYISPSLQFGLGVWVYHETFQPARLVGFVLIWAALVVYSVEGWWTRQRVAVA
- a CDS encoding bifunctional aminoglycoside phosphotransferase/ATP-binding protein; translation: MPSSTDLTAAFATARWHVHLLQHQPQAFPPPADSQGPVECIETHISWVLLAGDFAYKFKKPLQLDFLDFSTQALRYAACEEELRINRRTAPGLYLGLVGLVVVAAEYAPATLRLVPWQDAPPGAEPAVWMRRFSQDALLATAVDEHRVAPAQIDQLARHVAQFHAAAAVATGAEVWGSAAAARAPVDDCLAALRAPVAATLPGLGPLLEQVADWCQQQAQALAPVFEVRRAGGRVRECHGDLHLANIALIDGQAQLFDALEFNAALRWIDCVADIAFVVMDLAAHGRTDLAWRFVNRWLEHTGDYSGLLVLRYYGCYRALVRARVAALRRDPPGGASGAQAVPAVERYLELAAGWTGQPVARWPVARPAALWLAHGFSGAGKSTHALTLACQRGMVRVRADVERKRLFGLAPEAASDGIPGGIYTAEATQHTHERLAQVAREVLAAGYSVIVDATFLDRDARALFLALAESVQVPCHILSFEAPLPVLRERVRLRALAEGGASEADVSVLDAQWARAHPLLPREEAITLHVDTTAPVDWDLLLPP